Proteins from a single region of Candidatus Aminicenantes bacterium:
- a CDS encoding DUF1684 domain-containing protein, whose protein sequence is MKSSKRTSAAVLVISALLLLAACTNHRSPEEKEFLRSWRDWRARRLQNLKAPDGWLSLAGLFWLTPGAHTMGSAADNDFRITHAPFAERIGTFRLKDGRAGFTPARGVKVTASGQPVNREIMLEADDKGTPTRLQSGSLEWHLIRRGERIGVRLRDRRHPRIGRLRRIPAFDPDPERRIEAHFVAYSRPLTISVPNVLGTVTAESCPGELRFTVKQKSMRLLPVGTTDQLFVVFGDLTNGESTYGGGRFLSVPPPDDRGRTVLDFNRATNPPCAFSPFATCPLPPAANELDVHITAGEKTIPGFGHH, encoded by the coding sequence ATGAAAAGCAGCAAGCGCACCAGTGCCGCCGTTCTTGTCATATCCGCCCTGCTCCTGCTTGCCGCCTGCACGAACCACCGGTCCCCCGAGGAAAAAGAATTCCTGCGGTCATGGCGTGATTGGCGGGCACGGCGTCTCCAGAACCTCAAAGCACCGGATGGATGGCTCAGCCTGGCCGGTCTTTTCTGGTTGACACCGGGGGCACACACCATGGGAAGCGCCGCCGATAATGACTTTCGCATCACCCACGCCCCCTTTGCGGAACGGATCGGAACATTTCGATTAAAAGACGGACGGGCCGGTTTCACACCCGCGCGCGGGGTGAAGGTAACCGCATCCGGTCAGCCGGTCAACCGGGAAATCATGCTGGAAGCCGATGATAAGGGCACGCCGACCCGCCTGCAATCCGGCTCGCTGGAGTGGCACCTGATCCGCCGGGGGGAGCGCATCGGGGTCCGTCTCCGGGACCGGCGCCATCCACGCATCGGCAGACTGCGGCGAATACCCGCCTTCGACCCCGACCCCGAACGGCGAATCGAGGCACATTTTGTGGCTTATTCACGGCCCCTTACCATTTCCGTCCCGAATGTACTGGGAACCGTGACGGCGGAATCCTGCCCGGGGGAACTGCGTTTCACGGTAAAGCAAAAATCCATGCGCCTGCTGCCTGTGGGTACAACAGACCAGCTGTTCGTGGTTTTCGGCGACCTCACCAATGGCGAGAGTACGTACGGCGGCGGGCGGTTTCTTTCCGTTCCCCCTCCGGATGACCGGGGACGAACAGTGCTCGATTTCAATCGTGCCACCAACCCGCCGTGTGCATTCTCCCCGTTCGCCACCTGCCCGCTTCCGCCGGCGGCAAACGAACTGGATGTCCATATCACCGCGGGAGAAAAAACAATCCCCGGTTTCGGCCATCATTGA